The Gemmata palustris genome includes a region encoding these proteins:
- a CDS encoding FAD:protein FMN transferase, whose protein sequence is MGTTFRIVLYAPDKDAAKKASDAAFARVGELDGIMSDYKKDSELMLLCKTFATEVSAPVKVGDDLFFVLRKADELSKKSGGAFDVTVGPVVQLWRLARRTQQLPDPKEFATARDKVGYMKVKLDATKQTVQLLIPGMQLDLGGIAKGYAADEALKLLRDKFGIKQALVAAYGDIACGDPPPGEDGWKVDIAPIAKSQKPRPLKLANAAVSTSGDLEQFVEIGGVRYSHVLDPKTGLGLTGRRSVTVIAPNGTAADSMTKAVSVLPPEQALKLVEETPGAATYIVVLDKDEKPVATASKRFPKE, encoded by the coding sequence ATGGGCACAACGTTCCGCATCGTGCTGTACGCGCCCGACAAAGATGCGGCCAAGAAAGCGTCGGACGCCGCGTTCGCGCGAGTGGGCGAACTCGACGGCATCATGAGCGACTACAAAAAAGACAGCGAACTCATGCTTCTGTGCAAGACGTTCGCAACGGAAGTCAGCGCCCCGGTGAAGGTCGGCGACGATCTGTTCTTCGTGCTGCGCAAGGCGGACGAGTTGTCGAAGAAGTCCGGCGGTGCGTTCGACGTGACGGTGGGGCCAGTGGTGCAACTCTGGCGGCTCGCCCGGCGCACGCAGCAATTACCCGACCCGAAGGAGTTCGCCACCGCACGCGACAAAGTCGGCTACATGAAGGTGAAACTGGACGCGACGAAACAGACCGTGCAGCTCCTGATACCGGGAATGCAGCTCGACCTCGGCGGCATCGCGAAGGGTTATGCGGCCGACGAAGCCCTGAAACTGCTCCGCGACAAGTTCGGCATCAAACAGGCTCTCGTTGCCGCGTATGGTGACATCGCGTGCGGTGATCCGCCGCCGGGCGAAGACGGGTGGAAGGTGGACATCGCCCCCATCGCGAAGAGCCAAAAACCGCGCCCACTTAAGCTCGCGAACGCGGCCGTCTCCACATCAGGCGACCTGGAACAGTTCGTCGAAATCGGCGGCGTGCGCTACTCGCACGTGCTCGACCCGAAGACCGGCTTGGGGCTCACGGGTCGGCGCAGCGTGACAGTAATTGCGCCCAACGGCACCGCGGCGGATAGCATGACCAAAGCCGTGAGCGTGCTCCCACCCGAGCAGGCTCTGAAACTCGTCGAAGAGACCCCCGGCGCCGCGACCTACATCGTGGTGCTGGACAAGGACGAGAAGCCCGTCGCGACCGCGAGCAAACGGTTCCCCAAAGAGTAA
- a CDS encoding Gfo/Idh/MocA family protein: protein MSSNRRTFLTSSALATAGLLVEGSRGFAANDTLQVGLIGVGGRCKHLLKSFPALPNVKITAVCDVFDDNLDAARKLADPKAFATKKHEELLARKDVDAVLIATPDHWHVPLTVDACKAGKDVYVEKPLTHDLSEGKAVIAAQNDNNRVVQVGTQQRSMTHILEAYKLLKAGTIGKVHKVHCTWNRNANRFQRGKDPLDAGKVDWKRFLGAAKAQDFDAYKFRQWRWFWDFGGGIFTDLMVHWIDVVHWFLDLDHPASAASVGDWFAAKNVWETPDTVQTLLRYPKQEAQVYFEGTFSNNRNGSMCEFMGTEGTLYLDRGRYEIIPDRDKKKPEPSALVLGTDPRKGLDFYDKPDGELLHLANWIECIRDRSKRVACPAEAGVSAASAAHLANQSVRSGQIAVWKDE from the coding sequence ATGTCTTCTAACCGCCGCACGTTCCTCACCTCTTCCGCTCTCGCCACCGCCGGCCTGCTCGTCGAAGGCTCGCGCGGGTTCGCCGCGAACGACACGCTCCAGGTCGGGCTGATCGGGGTCGGCGGGCGCTGCAAGCACTTGCTGAAGTCCTTCCCCGCGCTGCCGAACGTGAAGATCACTGCCGTGTGCGACGTGTTCGACGACAACCTCGACGCGGCCCGGAAACTCGCCGACCCGAAAGCGTTCGCCACGAAGAAGCACGAAGAACTGCTCGCGCGCAAGGACGTGGACGCGGTGCTGATCGCCACCCCGGATCACTGGCACGTCCCGCTCACGGTGGATGCGTGCAAGGCCGGCAAGGACGTGTATGTTGAGAAACCCCTCACGCACGATTTGTCTGAAGGCAAAGCCGTGATCGCGGCTCAAAACGATAACAATCGCGTGGTGCAAGTCGGGACGCAGCAGCGGAGCATGACGCACATTCTGGAAGCCTACAAGTTGCTAAAGGCCGGTACGATCGGGAAGGTCCACAAGGTCCACTGCACCTGGAACCGCAACGCGAACCGCTTCCAGCGCGGCAAAGACCCGCTCGACGCCGGCAAGGTGGACTGGAAGCGGTTCCTGGGCGCAGCAAAGGCCCAGGACTTCGACGCTTACAAGTTCCGCCAGTGGCGCTGGTTCTGGGACTTCGGTGGCGGGATCTTCACCGACCTGATGGTTCACTGGATCGACGTGGTCCACTGGTTCCTGGACCTCGATCACCCGGCGTCAGCCGCGAGCGTGGGCGACTGGTTCGCGGCGAAGAACGTGTGGGAAACGCCGGACACGGTGCAAACACTTCTGCGCTACCCGAAGCAAGAGGCGCAGGTGTACTTCGAGGGGACGTTCAGCAACAACCGCAACGGTTCGATGTGCGAATTCATGGGCACCGAAGGCACTCTGTACCTCGACCGCGGACGCTACGAGATCATCCCGGACCGCGACAAGAAGAAACCCGAGCCGTCGGCACTGGTCCTCGGGACTGATCCGCGCAAGGGTTTGGACTTCTACGACAAACCAGACGGCGAACTGCTCCACTTAGCGAACTGGATCGAGTGCATCCGCGACCGGTCAAAGAGGGTGGCCTGCCCCGCGGAAGCGGGCGTGAGCGCGGCGAGCGCCGCCCACCTCGCGAACCAATCCGTGCGCAGCGGGCAAATCGCGGTGTGGAAGGACGAATAA
- a CDS encoding transposase encodes MSQSVARNLIHLVFSTKYREPLITGDLYPAMFAYLIGAANGIDCPAIIAGGIADHVHILFALHKTVALCKAVEELKKQSSKWAKENGGPSNFYWQNGYGAFSVSPQNVPRVSAYIANQPQHHAEQPFQDEFRGLLHRAGEECDERAVWD; translated from the coding sequence GTGTCGCAATCCGTCGCCCGCAACCTGATTCACCTGGTGTTCAGCACGAAGTACCGCGAACCGCTCATCACCGGCGACCTGTACCCGGCGATGTTCGCGTACCTGATCGGCGCGGCGAACGGGATCGACTGCCCGGCGATCATCGCGGGCGGGATCGCGGACCACGTTCACATTCTGTTCGCGCTGCACAAAACGGTCGCGCTGTGCAAAGCGGTCGAGGAACTCAAGAAGCAATCATCGAAGTGGGCCAAGGAGAACGGTGGACCGAGCAACTTCTACTGGCAGAACGGTTACGGCGCGTTCTCGGTCAGCCCGCAGAACGTGCCGCGGGTCTCCGCGTACATCGCGAACCAGCCGCAGCACCACGCCGAGCAGCCATTCCAGGACGAATTCCGCGGCCTGCTCCACCGCGCCGGCGAGGAATGTGACGAACGGGCCGTCTGGGATTGA
- a CDS encoding glutamate--cysteine ligase encodes MSTHLPGTGLDDKPVTESDLIDYFREGAKPPSAWRVGAEFEKIAADRSTGRQIGFDDGIETVLRALAVLFSWEPHYESGRLTTLTRGRSTVSVEPGGQLELSTAPSAHLAELRSELDTHLNELRAVTDPARVAWIASGVTPVSTVAEIPLNPRPRHRLMAEYLPTRSAFALHMMKATASTQVTFDYADEADAGRKFALALRLGPVVNALFANAPMFAGRHTEFVSYRGHVWHGMDPDRSGLLTNLLAGEVTFARWVQLVLDVPLLLLTSGESLLPAPGVTFRTFLNRGIDGRFPTRHDWDVHLSTMFTEARLKRFLEVRGADATPAPLALAVPAIWKGLLYDADALGAATELARHFKPEELRPLSELASRAGLRAEYRGKPLTDWCREIVAIADAGLKHQGEDATFLDPLRAVLASGRSPGDVWPKGGAPEVLAACEYGG; translated from the coding sequence ATGAGTACGCACCTGCCAGGGACCGGCCTCGACGACAAGCCCGTCACTGAGAGCGACCTGATCGATTACTTCCGCGAGGGCGCGAAACCGCCTTCTGCGTGGCGCGTCGGTGCGGAATTCGAGAAGATCGCCGCCGATCGTTCGACCGGCCGGCAAATCGGCTTCGACGACGGCATCGAAACGGTTCTGCGCGCGCTCGCGGTCCTATTTTCCTGGGAACCGCATTACGAATCGGGGCGGCTCACGACGCTCACGCGCGGTCGATCTACAGTTTCCGTGGAACCCGGCGGGCAGCTCGAACTGTCCACCGCGCCCTCGGCACACCTCGCAGAATTGCGGTCGGAACTCGACACCCACTTGAACGAACTGCGGGCGGTGACCGACCCGGCGCGGGTCGCGTGGATCGCGAGCGGCGTCACGCCGGTCAGCACGGTGGCGGAGATCCCGCTGAACCCGCGCCCGCGGCACCGATTGATGGCGGAGTACCTGCCGACCCGGAGTGCGTTCGCGCTCCACATGATGAAGGCGACCGCGAGCACGCAGGTCACCTTTGATTACGCAGATGAAGCGGACGCCGGGCGCAAGTTCGCGCTGGCCCTCCGGCTCGGCCCCGTTGTGAACGCGCTGTTCGCGAACGCTCCGATGTTCGCGGGGCGGCACACGGAGTTCGTGTCGTACCGCGGGCACGTCTGGCACGGCATGGACCCGGACCGCAGTGGGCTCCTCACCAACCTGCTCGCGGGCGAAGTCACGTTCGCGCGCTGGGTGCAACTCGTTCTCGACGTGCCGCTCCTGCTGCTCACCAGCGGCGAATCGCTCCTCCCCGCGCCGGGCGTGACGTTCCGCACGTTCCTGAACCGCGGCATCGACGGCCGGTTCCCGACGCGGCACGACTGGGACGTTCACCTCTCGACGATGTTCACCGAAGCGCGCCTGAAGCGCTTCCTCGAGGTGCGCGGCGCGGACGCGACCCCGGCCCCGCTCGCGCTGGCGGTACCTGCGATCTGGAAGGGGCTGCTCTACGACGCGGACGCACTCGGCGCCGCGACCGAACTCGCGCGGCACTTCAAACCCGAAGAACTGCGCCCGCTTTCGGAACTGGCTTCGCGCGCGGGATTGCGTGCGGAATACCGCGGGAAGCCGCTGACGGACTGGTGCCGCGAAATCGTGGCGATCGCGGACGCGGGTCTGAAGCACCAGGGCGAGGACGCAACGTTCCTCGACCCGCTCCGCGCGGTGCTCGCGTCCGGGCGCTCGCCGGGCGACGTGTGGCCGAAGGGTGGCGCGCCCGAGGTGCTCGCCGCGTGCGAATATGGGGGGTGA
- a CDS encoding twin-arginine translocation signal domain-containing protein — MSLPISRRQFIGLSVTGALGAGGYGLVRAVQKVRDAARSTSDL; from the coding sequence ATGTCGCTCCCGATCTCGCGCCGGCAGTTCATCGGGCTATCGGTCACTGGTGCCCTCGGCGCGGGCGGGTACGGACTAGTCCGCGCCGTGCAGAAAGTCCGGGACGCCGCCCGCAGCACGTCGGACCTTTGA
- a CDS encoding DUF1559 domain-containing protein, which produces MGLAVANYTDANGHFPPAYTLGPDKKPWHSWRVLILPYIEQNGLFESYRFNEPWNGPNNSQLAFRIPKTLVFHDTKLPTTTTNYLAVVGTNTMWPGTKGRKREEIKDDTSQTILIAENNGLGVHWMEPRDLTFDTMDFRVDTPEGVSSWYKKPGVVTTEGSILRLSKETTPEALRAALTVNGGETIARDAENWTVIPDGRARERKE; this is translated from the coding sequence CTGGGGTTGGCGGTCGCCAACTACACAGACGCGAACGGGCACTTCCCACCTGCGTACACGCTCGGCCCGGACAAGAAACCGTGGCACAGTTGGCGCGTCCTCATCTTGCCGTACATCGAGCAAAACGGGCTCTTCGAGTCGTACCGGTTCAATGAGCCGTGGAACGGGCCGAACAACAGTCAGCTCGCGTTCCGAATACCAAAAACGCTCGTGTTCCACGACACGAAACTCCCGACCACAACAACGAACTACCTCGCGGTCGTGGGCACGAATACGATGTGGCCGGGCACGAAGGGGCGCAAGCGCGAGGAGATCAAAGACGATACGAGCCAAACGATTCTGATCGCCGAGAACAACGGGCTCGGCGTCCACTGGATGGAACCACGCGACCTCACCTTCGACACGATGGACTTCCGCGTCGACACACCCGAAGGCGTGAGCAGTTGGTACAAAAAGCCCGGGGTCGTCACCACCGAAGGCTCGATCCTTCGTCTGTCTAAAGAAACCACACCCGAAGCACTCCGGGCCGCCCTCACCGTAAACGGGGGCGAGACGATCGCGCGGGACGCTGAAAACTGGACCGTCATCCCCGACGGGCGCGCCCGCGAGCGCAAGGAATAA
- a CDS encoding enolase C-terminal domain-like protein yields MRSTDIRIRDVYFEYEDFRYRSPIKFGGIALDRVTILNVRMEVESGAGKTAIGSGSMPLGNVWAFPSRVLTYDQTLGAMRYLASRVAADYKQCGLSGHPIDITHRLEPELLLAGNDFTALHQWPEPVPKLAVLVVASTFDAALHDAYGKLHGLNCFHTYSREFLPNDLDHYLGAEFDNLHLNDFVTREPKPGMPLYHLVGALDPVTPADVTNPVGDGLPEHLGEWIARDGLTHLKIKLNGDDLRWDVDRVAAVHRVAQEVQRKRGVSKWWYSLDFNERCKDVNYLLDFILLAKIGMSQEGFERIQYIEQPTARDLKAHPENKMHAVAKEVPVVIDESLLDLESLKLAMEMGYTGVAFKACKGQTQTLLLAAAAQKYGLFRCVQDLTCVGASLIHSASIAAHIPGVAAIESNGRQYCPAANEPWKLKFPGVFAIKDGVMNTAILNGPGLGAT; encoded by the coding sequence GTGCGCAGCACCGATATTCGTATCCGCGACGTGTACTTCGAGTACGAGGACTTCCGCTACCGCTCGCCGATCAAGTTCGGCGGCATCGCGCTCGACCGGGTGACGATTCTGAACGTGCGAATGGAGGTCGAGAGCGGGGCCGGGAAGACCGCCATCGGCTCCGGTTCGATGCCGCTCGGGAACGTGTGGGCGTTCCCGTCGCGCGTGCTCACCTACGACCAGACGCTCGGCGCGATGCGGTACCTGGCGTCGCGGGTCGCGGCCGATTACAAGCAGTGCGGGCTGAGCGGCCACCCGATCGACATCACGCACCGGCTGGAACCGGAACTGTTACTCGCGGGGAACGACTTCACCGCGCTGCACCAGTGGCCGGAACCGGTGCCGAAGCTCGCCGTGCTCGTCGTCGCGTCCACGTTCGATGCGGCCCTTCACGACGCTTACGGCAAGCTCCACGGGCTGAACTGCTTCCACACGTACAGTCGGGAGTTCCTGCCCAACGACCTCGATCACTACCTCGGCGCGGAGTTCGACAACCTGCACCTCAACGATTTCGTGACCCGAGAACCCAAGCCCGGGATGCCGCTGTACCACCTCGTCGGCGCGCTCGATCCCGTGACCCCCGCGGACGTGACGAACCCGGTCGGTGACGGGTTGCCCGAGCACCTCGGGGAGTGGATCGCGCGCGACGGGCTCACGCACCTGAAGATCAAGTTAAACGGTGACGATTTGCGGTGGGACGTGGATCGCGTAGCGGCCGTTCACCGCGTCGCGCAGGAGGTGCAGCGGAAGCGGGGCGTGTCGAAGTGGTGGTACTCGCTCGACTTCAACGAGCGGTGCAAGGACGTGAACTACCTGCTCGACTTCATCTTGCTCGCCAAGATCGGCATGAGCCAAGAGGGGTTTGAGCGCATCCAGTACATCGAGCAACCGACCGCGCGCGACCTCAAGGCGCACCCCGAGAACAAGATGCACGCCGTGGCGAAGGAAGTGCCCGTGGTGATTGACGAATCGCTGCTCGATCTCGAATCGTTGAAGCTCGCGATGGAGATGGGCTACACCGGCGTAGCGTTCAAGGCGTGCAAAGGTCAAACCCAGACGTTGTTGCTCGCCGCGGCTGCGCAGAAGTACGGGCTGTTCCGGTGCGTGCAAGACCTGACGTGCGTGGGGGCGTCGCTGATTCATTCCGCGAGCATCGCCGCACACATTCCGGGCGTGGCCGCGATCGAATCGAACGGGCGCCAGTATTGCCCCGCCGCGAACGAACCGTGGAAGTTGAAGTTCCCCGGGGTGTTCGCCATCAAGGACGGCGTAATGAACACCGCGATCCTCAACGGCCCGGGGCTGGGCGCGACGTGA
- a CDS encoding class I SAM-dependent methyltransferase → MSVPEWQLPPGVDRGLWDYFHAADMVANYDEQMRASPLASADVAFCERSFPAPGKLVDLGCGTGRLCLHFAAKGFDCVGVDLSDEMLAKARVNATAANVNVEWRNANLVDLSALPEASFDFAACLFSTLGMVRGSENRAKVLANVFRTLKPGGRFVLHVHNRWFRGLGLSRVCGQFFSTLFGRPSAGDISMSQAYGGAPLTLHHFMKREAVTMLWEAGFRTLDGLPLTIDGRRAGWPRALRAYGWLLLAERPE, encoded by the coding sequence ATGAGTGTTCCCGAGTGGCAACTTCCCCCGGGCGTGGACCGAGGATTGTGGGACTACTTCCACGCCGCCGACATGGTGGCGAACTACGACGAGCAGATGCGCGCCTCGCCGCTCGCGTCGGCGGACGTCGCGTTCTGCGAGCGGAGCTTCCCCGCCCCCGGAAAGCTCGTGGATTTGGGGTGCGGCACCGGGCGCCTGTGTTTGCACTTCGCGGCGAAGGGGTTCGACTGCGTCGGCGTGGATTTATCGGACGAAATGCTCGCGAAGGCCCGAGTGAACGCAACAGCCGCGAACGTTAACGTGGAATGGCGGAACGCGAACCTCGTCGATTTGTCCGCGCTACCCGAAGCGTCGTTCGATTTCGCGGCGTGCCTGTTCAGCACGCTCGGTATGGTTCGCGGCTCAGAAAACCGGGCAAAAGTGCTGGCGAATGTGTTCCGCACACTGAAGCCCGGCGGCCGGTTCGTGCTGCACGTCCACAACCGCTGGTTCCGCGGGCTGGGGCTATCCCGGGTGTGCGGGCAGTTCTTTAGCACACTGTTCGGGCGCCCGTCCGCCGGCGACATCTCAATGTCGCAAGCCTACGGCGGCGCGCCGCTCACGCTGCACCACTTCATGAAGCGCGAGGCGGTCACGATGTTGTGGGAGGCGGGGTTCCGCACACTCGACGGCCTCCCGCTGACCATCGACGGGCGCCGCGCGGGCTGGCCCCGAGCGCTGCGGGCCTACGGCTGGCTGTTACTTGCGGAGCGGCCGGAGTGA
- a CDS encoding elongation factor G, with product MAKNTGVDLTRVRNLGVIAHIDAGKTTTTEHLLYYAAAKHKLGGVDEGTTDTDYDPEEQARGITIYSACVPFEWAGHTINLIDTPGHVDFTAEVERSLRVLDGAVVVFDGQKGVEAQSETVWRQANRYGVPRMVFVNKMDVVGANFARTLDSVRSRLTPNPEEQGRPVPIIIPIGSGGAADSRTPFSGVIDLIEMKAKFFDAGDLGKTVRVADIPEENLDEAQEYRERLFDALTAHDDKDLITSAVLDGKDPDPVKVRQLVREQCLARTIYPVLAGSGREHIGIQPLLDAVTLYLPSPLDRPAVVGTDPKGKEQKRKPDPKEPFCGLVFKASWHPNGNRFFVRVYSGVMKPNMRAYNPGKDIKENVAKLFHVHADPARGLEEVENGPAGDIVCVVGLKDTVTGDTLCETAHPILLEAITFAEAVVSQSIEPESGADKDKLALALEVLQLEDPTFKLKVNEGQTVMSGMGTLHLEVKRHRLERDFRLKVRAYPPRVSFREMLKAPRTVDAKVEKLGDRPASAELKVSFTNFKTDKPVAVFNVVNTDANPIPVAFLAAAERALFDSLQTGELGYPMVNAQARMLDAKFDPQLSTEDAFVAAAIKAYREATQGNVQLLEPIMKVTVTTPSQFVGSILGDLTRRGGQIDAQEMSPNGDMVELIARVPLRELFTYANEVRSLSQGRAAMGMEPHSYEPAPDAVLRQLMGE from the coding sequence ATGGCCAAAAATACGGGTGTTGACCTGACCCGCGTGCGGAACCTCGGGGTCATCGCGCACATCGACGCGGGCAAGACCACGACCACCGAGCACCTGCTGTACTACGCCGCCGCCAAACACAAACTCGGCGGCGTCGACGAGGGCACGACTGATACCGATTACGACCCCGAAGAACAGGCCCGCGGGATCACGATCTACTCCGCGTGCGTGCCGTTCGAGTGGGCCGGGCACACGATCAACCTCATCGACACCCCGGGACACGTCGACTTCACCGCGGAAGTCGAGCGCTCGCTCCGCGTGCTCGACGGCGCGGTGGTCGTGTTCGACGGTCAGAAGGGCGTCGAGGCGCAGTCCGAAACGGTGTGGCGCCAGGCGAACCGGTACGGCGTCCCGCGCATGGTGTTCGTCAACAAGATGGACGTCGTGGGCGCGAACTTCGCGCGCACGCTCGATTCCGTGCGCTCGCGGCTCACGCCGAACCCGGAAGAGCAGGGGCGGCCCGTTCCGATCATCATCCCCATCGGCTCGGGGGGCGCGGCCGACAGTCGCACGCCGTTCAGCGGGGTGATCGACCTCATCGAGATGAAGGCCAAGTTCTTCGACGCGGGCGATCTCGGGAAGACCGTGCGCGTGGCCGACATCCCGGAAGAGAACCTGGACGAGGCCCAGGAGTACCGCGAGCGCCTCTTCGACGCGCTCACCGCACACGACGACAAGGATCTCATCACCTCCGCGGTCCTCGACGGCAAGGACCCGGACCCGGTGAAGGTGCGGCAACTCGTCCGCGAGCAGTGCCTCGCGCGCACGATTTACCCCGTGCTCGCCGGGAGCGGGCGCGAGCACATCGGCATTCAGCCGCTGCTCGACGCGGTCACGCTCTACCTGCCGAGCCCGCTCGACCGGCCGGCCGTGGTCGGCACCGACCCGAAGGGCAAGGAGCAGAAGCGCAAGCCCGACCCGAAGGAGCCGTTCTGCGGGCTGGTGTTCAAGGCGTCCTGGCACCCGAACGGCAACCGGTTCTTCGTGCGCGTGTACTCCGGCGTGATGAAGCCGAACATGCGGGCGTACAACCCGGGCAAGGACATCAAGGAGAACGTCGCGAAGCTCTTCCACGTCCACGCGGACCCGGCCCGCGGGCTCGAAGAGGTCGAGAACGGACCGGCGGGCGACATCGTGTGCGTCGTGGGGCTGAAGGACACGGTCACGGGCGACACCCTGTGCGAGACCGCGCACCCGATTCTGCTCGAAGCGATCACGTTCGCGGAAGCCGTCGTGAGCCAGTCGATCGAGCCGGAGAGCGGCGCGGACAAGGACAAACTCGCGCTCGCGCTCGAAGTGCTGCAACTCGAGGACCCGACGTTCAAGCTGAAGGTGAACGAGGGGCAGACCGTGATGAGCGGGATGGGCACGCTCCACCTCGAAGTGAAGCGCCACCGGCTCGAGCGCGACTTCCGGCTCAAGGTACGGGCGTACCCGCCGCGCGTGAGCTTCCGCGAGATGCTGAAGGCCCCGCGGACGGTCGACGCGAAGGTCGAGAAGCTCGGCGACCGGCCCGCGTCCGCGGAACTGAAGGTGTCGTTCACCAACTTCAAGACCGACAAGCCGGTCGCGGTGTTCAACGTCGTGAACACGGACGCGAACCCGATCCCGGTGGCGTTCCTCGCGGCGGCAGAACGGGCGCTCTTCGATTCGCTCCAGACGGGCGAACTCGGGTACCCGATGGTGAACGCCCAGGCCCGGATGCTGGACGCGAAGTTCGATCCGCAACTGTCCACGGAAGACGCCTTCGTAGCGGCGGCGATCAAGGCGTACCGCGAAGCGACGCAGGGGAACGTGCAACTGCTCGAACCGATCATGAAGGTGACGGTGACGACGCCGAGCCAGTTCGTCGGCTCGATCCTCGGCGACCTCACGCGCCGCGGCGGGCAGATCGACGCCCAGGAGATGAGTCCCAATGGCGACATGGTGGAACTCATCGCCCGCGTTCCGCTGCGCGAACTGTTCACCTACGCGAACGAGGTGCGCAGTTTGAGTCAGGGCCGCGCCGCGATGGGCATGGAACCGCACAGCTACGAACCGGCCCCGGACGCGGTCCTGCGGCAACTGATGGGCGAGTAA
- the rpsG gene encoding 30S ribosomal protein S7 yields the protein MGSKTRTASYDKLAPDTRYGSLLLSKFINCLMHDGKKSVATRVVYDALDQIKKRMPDADPIQVFTEALGNVKPSLEVRSRRVGGANYQVPMQVKPKRAESLAIRWILSAIRAKAGRPTHLRLAEELMAAYQRQGEAMSKREQTIKMAEANKAFSHFAW from the coding sequence ATGGGCTCCAAAACACGCACGGCCAGCTACGACAAACTCGCCCCGGACACCCGCTACGGGTCGCTCCTGTTGAGCAAGTTCATCAACTGCCTGATGCACGACGGCAAGAAGTCCGTCGCGACGCGGGTGGTCTACGACGCGCTCGACCAGATCAAGAAGCGCATGCCGGACGCCGACCCGATCCAGGTGTTCACCGAGGCCCTGGGTAACGTCAAGCCGTCGCTCGAGGTGCGCTCGCGGCGCGTCGGCGGGGCCAACTACCAGGTGCCGATGCAGGTGAAGCCGAAGCGGGCCGAGAGCCTCGCGATCCGTTGGATCCTGTCGGCGATCCGCGCGAAAGCGGGCCGCCCCACGCACCTGCGGCTCGCCGAAGAACTCATGGCCGCCTACCAGCGCCAGGGCGAAGCGATGAGCAAGCGCGAACAGACCATCAAGATGGCCGAAGCGAACAAGGCGTTCAGCCACTTCGCTTGGTAA
- the rpsL gene encoding 30S ribosomal protein S12, with product MPTINQLIKSPRVPQRSKPKHPAIQGCPQRRGVCTVVKTMTPKKPNSALRKVARVRLSNGIEVTAYIPGEGHNLQEHSIVLVRGGRVRDLPGVRYHIVRGVLDSQGVQDRKQARSKYGTKKEGK from the coding sequence ATGCCGACGATCAACCAGTTGATTAAATCCCCGCGGGTTCCGCAGCGGTCGAAGCCGAAGCACCCGGCCATTCAGGGGTGCCCGCAGAGGCGCGGCGTGTGTACCGTCGTCAAGACGATGACCCCGAAGAAGCCGAACTCGGCCCTCCGGAAGGTGGCCCGCGTGCGCCTGTCCAACGGGATCGAAGTCACCGCGTACATCCCCGGTGAGGGGCACAACCTGCAAGAGCACTCGATCGTGCTCGTCCGCGGCGGGCGCGTCCGCGACTTGCCGGGCGTCCGGTACCACATCGTCCGCGGCGTGCTCGACTCGCAGGGCGTGCAGGACCGTAAGCAGGCCCGCTCGAAGTACGGCACGAAGAAGGAAGGCAAGTAA